Proteins from one Streptosporangium becharense genomic window:
- the atpB gene encoding F0F1 ATP synthase subunit A, translating into MKALTVLAADEFKAPGLELFDLPPIIPGVTWFTKPVLLALLSSLVVVIFCWSAFANPKLVPRGVQNVGEIGYMFVRDQIARPFLGKDSDRWMGLLLSFFFLVWIWNLIGVVPFLQFPVASHIAFPIVLALSVYILKIYLGMKHQGAVGYFKNMMFPPGLPKPIYLLLAPIEFLSNMIVAPFTHAVRLFANMFAGHIILAFFSAVGFWFLFERLTPLGAPVGVIGVVMTIAMTGFEMFIQFLQAFLFALLAAMYIGGSLHAEH; encoded by the coding sequence GTGAAGGCGCTGACGGTCCTCGCCGCCGACGAGTTCAAGGCCCCGGGGCTTGAACTGTTCGATCTCCCCCCGATCATTCCCGGCGTCACCTGGTTCACCAAGCCGGTCCTGCTCGCCCTGCTGAGCTCCCTCGTGGTCGTGATCTTCTGCTGGTCGGCCTTCGCCAACCCGAAGCTCGTGCCCCGGGGGGTCCAGAACGTCGGCGAGATCGGCTACATGTTCGTCCGCGACCAGATCGCCCGGCCCTTCCTCGGTAAGGACTCCGACCGCTGGATGGGCCTGCTGCTCAGCTTCTTCTTCCTGGTCTGGATCTGGAACCTGATCGGCGTCGTACCGTTCCTGCAGTTCCCGGTCGCCTCGCACATCGCCTTCCCGATCGTCCTCGCGCTCAGCGTCTACATCCTGAAGATCTACCTGGGCATGAAGCACCAGGGAGCGGTCGGCTACTTCAAGAACATGATGTTCCCCCCCGGCCTGCCCAAGCCGATTTACCTGCTGCTCGCGCCGATCGAGTTCCTCTCCAACATGATCGTGGCCCCGTTCACGCATGCTGTGCGACTGTTCGCCAACATGTTCGCGGGCCACATCATCCTCGCCTTCTTCAGCGCGGTCGGTTTCTGGTTCCTCTTCGAGCGGCTCACCCCGCTCGGCGCCCCGGTCGGTGTCATCGGCGTCGTCATGACGATCGCCATGACCGGGTTCGAGATGTTCATCCAGTTCCTGCAGGCCTTCCTGTTCGCGCTGCTCGCCGCGATGTACATCGGCGGCTCGCTGCACGCCGAGCACTAA
- a CDS encoding homoserine kinase — translation MTGSGKVVVRVPATSANLGPGFDTLGLALSLYDEVEAELFEPPGGPGSRSVVIEVEGEGAGRLDTGEGHLIVTTMRAAFDRMGLPQPGGIRLRCLNRIPHARGLGSSSAAICAGILAARALAARPYAAEGSSGDGGPAPGSPPASSAFTDDDVFALANEIEGHPDNVAPCLAGGLTVAWTDAAGAPRMVRLLPHEDVRPVVLVPGHRLSTEVARGLLPDRVPHADAAANAGRAALLIAALTARPEPELLLAATEDRLHQDYRAPAMPQTADLVRRLRGAGVAAVVSGAGPTVLAFSTADTQDLIAAEVGNDWHIQSLDVETHGARVVSPETR, via the coding sequence ATGACCGGTAGCGGCAAGGTGGTCGTCCGGGTCCCGGCGACGTCGGCCAACCTCGGTCCCGGCTTCGACACGCTGGGGCTCGCCCTGAGTCTCTACGACGAGGTCGAGGCCGAGCTGTTCGAGCCGCCCGGAGGTCCCGGCTCCCGGAGCGTCGTCATCGAGGTCGAGGGAGAGGGCGCCGGACGGCTCGACACCGGGGAGGGGCATCTCATCGTGACGACGATGCGCGCCGCCTTCGACCGGATGGGCCTCCCACAGCCGGGCGGCATCCGGCTGCGCTGCCTCAACCGCATCCCGCACGCCCGCGGTCTCGGCTCCTCCTCGGCGGCGATCTGCGCGGGCATCCTCGCGGCCCGTGCCCTGGCCGCCCGCCCGTACGCGGCGGAGGGCTCCTCCGGCGACGGCGGTCCCGCCCCCGGCTCCCCGCCGGCGTCGTCCGCCTTCACCGACGACGACGTGTTCGCGCTGGCCAACGAGATCGAGGGACACCCCGACAACGTGGCGCCGTGCCTGGCGGGAGGGCTGACCGTCGCGTGGACCGACGCCGCCGGCGCACCGCGCATGGTGCGGCTGCTCCCGCACGAGGACGTCAGACCCGTCGTCCTCGTCCCCGGCCACCGGTTGTCCACCGAGGTCGCCCGCGGACTGCTGCCCGACAGGGTGCCGCACGCCGACGCCGCCGCGAACGCAGGGCGGGCCGCGCTGCTGATCGCGGCGCTGACCGCCAGACCGGAGCCGGAACTGCTTCTGGCCGCCACGGAAGACCGCCTGCACCAGGATTACCGCGCGCCGGCGATGCCGCAGACCGCGGACCTGGTGCGGCGGCTGCGCGGGGCGGGCGTCGCCGCGGTCGTTTCCGGGGCGGGGCCGACGGTTCTTGCGTTTTCGACGGCGGATACGCAGGATTTGATCGCGGCAGAAGTGGGTAATGACTGGCACATCCAGTCACTGGATGTCGAAACCCACGGCGCCCGCGTTGTTTCTCCCGAGACACGCTGA
- a CDS encoding serine hydroxymethyltransferase: MGTEPYYGPDFRLLSSEDPEIAGVLLDELDRLRGGIQLIASESFTSPAVLAALGSTLTNKYAEGYPGRRYYAGCEVVDRAERIAVDRAKRLFGADHVNVQPHSGASANLAAYAALLQPGDTVLAMALSHGGHLTHGSRVNFSGRWFDVVAYGVRRDTELIDYDEVRELALRYEPKMIICGATAYPREIDFSAFRGIADEVGAWLMADVAHTVGLMAGKAIPSAVPYADVVTFTTHKALRGPRGGGIMCTAELAAKIDRAVFPFVQGGPLMNAVAAKAVAFGEALRPEFAEYARRVVSNARVLADALAAEGMRPVSGGTDSHLVLVDLRDLGVSGAVAEQRCQAAGITLNRNAIPYDPEPPTVTSGIRVGTPCVTTQGMGPEEMKEVASMTAQVIRDPDAVPETRRRVAELTRAHRIYPSEL; encoded by the coding sequence ATGGGCACAGAGCCGTACTACGGGCCTGATTTCCGTCTCCTCAGCAGCGAAGATCCCGAGATCGCGGGTGTGCTCCTCGACGAGCTCGACCGGCTCCGCGGCGGGATCCAGCTGATCGCGAGCGAGAGCTTCACGTCCCCCGCCGTGCTCGCCGCGCTCGGCTCGACGCTGACCAACAAGTACGCCGAGGGCTATCCCGGCAGGCGCTACTACGCGGGGTGCGAGGTCGTCGACCGGGCCGAGCGGATCGCCGTCGACCGGGCCAAGCGGCTTTTCGGCGCCGACCATGTCAACGTCCAGCCCCACTCGGGTGCCTCGGCCAACTTGGCGGCCTACGCGGCGCTGCTCCAGCCGGGCGACACCGTGCTGGCGATGGCGCTGTCGCACGGCGGGCATCTCACCCACGGCTCCAGGGTCAACTTCTCCGGCCGCTGGTTCGACGTCGTCGCCTACGGGGTGCGCAGGGACACCGAACTGATCGACTACGACGAGGTCAGGGAGCTGGCGCTGCGGTACGAGCCAAAGATGATCATATGTGGTGCCACCGCCTACCCCAGGGAGATCGACTTCTCCGCGTTCCGGGGCATCGCCGACGAGGTCGGTGCCTGGCTGATGGCCGACGTCGCGCACACCGTGGGTCTGATGGCGGGCAAGGCCATCCCCTCCGCGGTGCCGTACGCCGACGTGGTGACCTTCACCACGCACAAGGCGCTGCGCGGTCCGCGGGGCGGCGGCATCATGTGCACGGCGGAGCTGGCGGCGAAGATCGACCGGGCGGTCTTCCCGTTCGTCCAGGGCGGTCCGCTCATGAACGCGGTCGCGGCCAAGGCGGTGGCCTTCGGCGAGGCGCTGCGGCCGGAGTTCGCCGAGTACGCGCGGCGGGTCGTGAGCAACGCCCGGGTGCTGGCCGACGCCCTGGCGGCGGAGGGCATGCGGCCGGTCTCCGGCGGCACCGACAGTCACCTGGTCCTGGTCGACCTGCGGGATCTCGGCGTCTCCGGCGCGGTGGCGGAGCAACGGTGCCAGGCCGCGGGGATCACGTTGAACCGCAACGCGATTCCGTACGACCCCGAACCCCCCACGGTGACCTCCGGCATCAGGGTCGGCACCCCTTGTGTCACGACGCAGGGGATGGGGCCGGAGGAGATGAAGGAGGTGGCGTCGATGACCGCACAGGTCATCCGTGATCCCGACGCGGTGCCGGAGACCCGCCGGCGGGTCGCGGAACTCACCCGGGCCCACCGGATATATCCGAGCGAACTATGA
- a CDS encoding L-threonylcarbamoyladenylate synthase, with the protein MSRRYDCADAEQRAAGLSEAVSAVRRGELVVLPTDTVYGIGADAFTPSAVTALLEAKGRGRDMPVPVLVGTVRAANALVENLGPYGQDLVDSFWPGPLTIICRANRSLSWDLGDAKGTVALRMPLHAVALDLLKETGPMAVSSANRSGAPAATTAADAEKQLGDSVSVYLDAGPSGDDVPSTILDLTTAVPRLLRQGAIPVGKLRGVIGYVATDADPGSDD; encoded by the coding sequence GTGAGCCGACGTTATGACTGCGCCGACGCAGAGCAGCGGGCCGCCGGCCTGAGCGAGGCCGTGTCCGCCGTGCGGCGGGGCGAACTCGTGGTGCTCCCGACCGACACCGTCTACGGCATCGGCGCCGACGCCTTCACGCCCTCGGCGGTGACCGCGCTGCTCGAGGCGAAGGGACGCGGCCGTGACATGCCGGTGCCCGTGTTGGTCGGCACCGTACGCGCCGCCAACGCCCTGGTGGAGAATCTCGGCCCGTACGGCCAGGACCTCGTCGACTCCTTCTGGCCCGGCCCGCTGACGATCATCTGCCGGGCCAACCGGTCGCTCTCCTGGGATCTGGGCGACGCCAAGGGCACCGTCGCCCTCCGGATGCCGTTGCACGCGGTGGCCCTCGACCTGCTCAAGGAGACCGGGCCGATGGCCGTCTCCAGCGCCAACCGCTCCGGTGCGCCCGCCGCCACCACCGCCGCCGACGCGGAGAAGCAGCTCGGCGACTCGGTCTCCGTCTACCTCGACGCCGGGCCGTCCGGCGACGACGTGCCCTCCACCATCCTCGACCTGACCACGGCGGTTCCGCGTCTGCTGCGGCAGGGGGCCATCCCGGTGGGGAAGCTGCGCGGGGTCATCGGCTACGTCGCGACCGACGCCGACCCCGGCTCCGACGACTGA
- the prfA gene encoding peptide chain release factor 1: MNLDELLSEYAELELKLADPSVHAQANQARTLGRRYAELTPIIAAYRELEGVRADLVTARELASEDQAFAAEAKELEARIPELEEKLRHLLVPRDPNDDKDIIMEIKAGEGGDESALFAADLLRMYQRYAERAGWKTEIISATHTPLGGYKDVTIALKARGDEGVWSRLKFEGGVHRVQRVPATESQGRIHTSAAGVLVYPEVEEVDIQIDPNDLRIDVYRSSGPGGQSVNTTDSAVRITHLPTGVVASCQNEKSQLQNKESAMRILRARLQAIAEEEANAAAMAERKSQVRTVDRSERIRTYNFPENRISDHRVGFKAYNLDQVLDGDLTSVIQALLDAEMAEKLAENT; this comes from the coding sequence GTGAACCTCGACGAGCTGCTCAGTGAGTACGCCGAGCTGGAACTCAAGCTCGCCGACCCCTCCGTGCACGCCCAGGCGAACCAGGCGCGCACCCTGGGCAGGCGTTACGCGGAACTGACCCCGATCATCGCCGCCTACCGGGAGCTGGAGGGCGTCCGGGCCGACCTCGTGACGGCCAGGGAGCTGGCGTCGGAGGACCAGGCGTTCGCCGCCGAGGCCAAGGAGCTGGAGGCGCGGATCCCCGAGCTGGAGGAGAAGCTCCGGCACCTGCTGGTCCCGCGTGATCCCAATGATGACAAGGACATCATCATGGAGATCAAGGCGGGCGAGGGCGGTGACGAGTCGGCGCTGTTCGCCGCCGACCTCCTGCGGATGTACCAGCGTTACGCCGAGCGGGCCGGTTGGAAGACCGAGATCATCAGCGCCACCCACACCCCGCTGGGCGGCTACAAAGACGTCACGATCGCGCTGAAGGCCAGGGGTGACGAGGGCGTCTGGTCCAGGCTCAAGTTCGAGGGCGGCGTCCACCGCGTCCAGCGGGTCCCGGCGACCGAGTCGCAGGGCCGCATCCACACCAGCGCGGCCGGCGTGCTGGTCTACCCGGAGGTCGAGGAGGTCGACATCCAGATCGACCCGAACGACCTGCGCATCGACGTCTACCGCTCCAGCGGCCCCGGCGGCCAGAGCGTCAACACCACCGACTCGGCGGTGCGCATCACGCACCTGCCGACCGGCGTGGTCGCCTCCTGCCAGAACGAGAAGAGCCAGCTCCAGAACAAGGAGTCGGCCATGCGCATCCTGCGGGCCCGCCTGCAGGCCATCGCCGAGGAGGAGGCCAACGCCGCCGCCATGGCCGAGCGCAAGTCGCAGGTCCGCACGGTCGACCGCTCGGAACGCATCCGCACCTACAACTTCCCCGAGAACCGCATCTCCGACCATCGCGTCGGCTTCAAGGCCTACAACCTGGACCAGGTGCTCGACGGTGATCTCACATCCGTCATCCAGGCCCTGCTCGACGCGGAGATGGCGGAGAAGCTCGCCGAAAACACATAG
- the rho gene encoding transcription termination factor Rho, with amino-acid sequence MSDTTELLSDVTGTTPAAGDAPARPAAKPRRRSGTGLSAMVLPELQAIASGLGISGTGRMRKSQLIAAIQEKQGVSTEGAPASTAVKETQTAPVATAETVSERPARTRRERSRTATPATEQAPVAAEPVAAAVVAEPVVEQQPVIEAAPAESRPERGESRRERRARNGERGERTRDRGERGDRGERGERGDRGDQRAADAGQTRGERTDRSERTDRGERTDRGERGERNDRGERGERNDRGDRGPQNRGPQDRGPQDRNDQHGVGDDDDRRGRRGRFRERNRRGRDRFDSNEPVVGDDDVLIPIAGILDILDNYAFVRTSGYLPGANDVYVSLAQIRRHGLRKGDVVTGAVRQPREGERREKFNALVRLDTVNGMDPEQARQRPDFNKLVPLYPQERLRLETEPNILTTRIIDMVAPIGKGQRGLIVSPPKAGKTMVLQSIANAITRNNPECHLMVVLVDERPEEVTDMQRSVKGEVIHSTFDRPAEDHTTVAELAIERAKRLVELGHDVVVLLDSITRLGRAYNLAAPASGRILSGGVDSTALYPPKRFFGAARNIENGGSLTILATALVETGSKMDEVIFEEFKGTGNLELKLNRQLADKRIFPAVDVDASGTRKEEILMSKDELQIIWKLRRVLHALDMQQALELLLEKMKETKSNAEFLLQVQKTTVSSDRD; translated from the coding sequence GTGAGCGACACCACCGAACTCCTCTCCGACGTCACCGGCACGACGCCGGCGGCCGGCGATGCCCCCGCCCGCCCCGCGGCCAAGCCGCGCCGTCGCTCCGGCACAGGCCTGTCCGCCATGGTGCTGCCCGAACTGCAGGCGATCGCCTCCGGCCTCGGCATCAGCGGGACCGGGCGGATGCGCAAGAGCCAGCTCATCGCGGCCATCCAGGAGAAGCAGGGCGTATCCACCGAGGGCGCCCCCGCCTCCACCGCCGTCAAGGAGACCCAGACCGCTCCGGTCGCCACGGCCGAGACGGTCTCCGAGCGCCCGGCGCGCACCCGCCGGGAACGTTCCCGCACCGCCACGCCCGCCACCGAGCAGGCACCCGTGGCGGCCGAGCCCGTGGCCGCCGCCGTCGTGGCCGAGCCGGTCGTCGAGCAGCAGCCGGTCATCGAGGCCGCCCCCGCCGAGAGCCGCCCCGAGCGCGGTGAGAGCCGCCGTGAGCGGCGCGCCCGCAACGGCGAGCGTGGCGAGCGCACCCGCGACCGCGGTGAGCGCGGCGACCGTGGTGAGCGCGGCGAGCGCGGTGACCGCGGCGACCAGCGCGCCGCCGACGCCGGGCAGACCCGTGGCGAGCGCACCGACCGGAGCGAGCGCACCGACCGTGGCGAGCGCACCGACCGCGGTGAGCGCGGCGAGCGCAACGACCGCGGTGAGCGTGGCGAGCGCAACGACCGGGGTGACCGCGGCCCGCAGAACCGCGGCCCGCAGGACCGTGGCCCGCAGGACCGCAACGACCAGCACGGCGTCGGCGACGACGACGACCGCCGCGGGCGCCGCGGCCGGTTCCGCGAGCGCAACCGTCGTGGCCGCGACCGCTTCGACAGCAACGAGCCCGTGGTCGGCGACGACGACGTCCTCATCCCGATCGCCGGCATCCTCGACATCCTCGACAACTACGCGTTCGTCAGGACGAGCGGCTACCTTCCGGGTGCCAACGACGTCTACGTCTCGCTGGCGCAGATCCGCCGGCACGGCCTGCGCAAGGGCGACGTCGTCACCGGCGCCGTCCGCCAGCCGCGCGAGGGCGAGCGCCGCGAGAAGTTCAACGCCCTGGTCCGCCTCGACACCGTCAACGGCATGGACCCGGAGCAGGCCCGCCAGCGGCCCGACTTCAACAAGCTCGTCCCGCTCTACCCGCAGGAGCGTCTGCGCCTGGAGACCGAGCCGAACATCCTGACCACCAGGATCATCGACATGGTCGCCCCGATCGGCAAGGGCCAGCGCGGCCTCATCGTCTCCCCGCCCAAGGCCGGAAAGACGATGGTGCTCCAGTCGATCGCCAACGCGATCACCCGCAACAACCCCGAGTGCCACCTGATGGTCGTCCTCGTCGACGAGCGTCCGGAAGAGGTCACCGACATGCAGCGGTCGGTGAAGGGCGAGGTCATCCACTCGACCTTCGACCGCCCGGCCGAAGACCACACCACCGTCGCCGAGCTCGCCATCGAGCGCGCCAAGCGTCTGGTCGAGCTGGGCCACGACGTCGTCGTGCTCCTCGACTCGATCACCCGCCTCGGCCGCGCGTACAACCTGGCGGCCCCGGCCTCCGGCCGTATCCTGTCCGGCGGTGTCGACTCCACGGCGCTCTACCCGCCCAAGCGCTTCTTCGGCGCCGCCCGCAACATCGAGAACGGCGGCTCGCTGACGATCCTCGCCACCGCGCTGGTCGAGACCGGCTCCAAGATGGACGAGGTCATCTTCGAGGAGTTCAAGGGCACCGGAAACCTGGAGCTCAAGCTCAACCGCCAGCTGGCCGACAAGCGGATCTTCCCCGCGGTGGACGTCGACGCGTCCGGCACCCGCAAGGAGGAGATCCTCATGTCGAAGGACGAGCTCCAGATCATCTGGAAGCTCCGCCGCGTGCTCCACGCGCTCGACATGCAGCAGGCGCTGGAGCTCCTCCTGGAGAAGATGAAGGAGACCAAGTCCAACGCGGAGTTCCTGCTCCAGGTGCAGAAGACGACGGTCAGCTCCGACCGCGACTGA
- a CDS encoding response regulator transcription factor, whose translation MRVVIAEDSVLLREGLARLLADGGIDTVGFAGDGPGLVAAVAEHEPDLAVVDVRMPPTHTDEGLRAALEARARRPGLPILVLSQYVEQQYATELIGGGAEGVGYLLKERIADVAEFLDAVRRVAAGGTVIDPDVIVQLLNRRRHDDPLESLTTRENEVLALMAEGRSNTAVAARLRVTEGAVEKHISNIFGKLGLEPAADDHRRVLAVLAHLGR comes from the coding sequence ATGCGAGTGGTGATCGCCGAAGACTCGGTCCTGCTGCGTGAGGGGCTGGCCAGGCTCCTCGCCGACGGCGGGATCGACACGGTTGGGTTCGCCGGTGACGGCCCGGGGCTGGTCGCGGCCGTCGCCGAGCACGAGCCCGACCTCGCCGTCGTCGACGTGCGCATGCCGCCGACCCACACCGACGAGGGCCTGCGCGCCGCCCTGGAGGCGAGGGCCCGGCGTCCCGGGCTGCCGATCCTCGTGTTGTCGCAGTACGTCGAGCAGCAGTACGCCACCGAACTGATCGGCGGAGGCGCCGAGGGAGTGGGTTACCTGCTCAAGGAGCGGATCGCGGACGTGGCCGAGTTCCTCGACGCGGTGCGTCGGGTGGCGGCCGGGGGCACCGTCATCGACCCCGACGTGATCGTGCAGCTGCTGAACCGGCGGCGTCACGACGACCCGCTGGAGTCGCTGACCACGCGGGAGAACGAGGTGCTGGCCCTGATGGCGGAGGGCCGCTCCAACACGGCGGTCGCCGCGCGCCTGCGCGTCACCGAGGGTGCGGTGGAGAAACACATCTCCAACATCTTCGGCAAGCTCGGCCTCGAACCCGCCGCCGACGACCATCGCCGGGTCCTCGCCGTCCTCGCCCATCTCGGCCGCTGA
- a CDS encoding AtpZ/AtpI family protein, giving the protein MSEQERRPEDDGRDFANAAWSIPSYILSGIILYGGGGWLLSRWTGVAAFTPIGVIIGVVLAIYLVYRKYGR; this is encoded by the coding sequence ATGAGCGAACAAGAACGCAGGCCCGAAGACGATGGCCGCGACTTCGCCAACGCCGCATGGTCGATTCCCAGCTACATCCTCTCCGGGATCATCCTGTACGGCGGGGGCGGCTGGTTGCTGAGCCGTTGGACCGGCGTGGCCGCGTTCACACCGATCGGAGTGATCATCGGTGTCGTTCTCGCCATCTACCTGGTCTACCGGAAATACGGTCGCTGA
- the prmC gene encoding peptide chain release factor N(5)-glutamine methyltransferase — protein sequence MTFLLDEIALATARLAEAGVPSPRTDAEEIAAHVHGVRRSELHTVKDSEFDALFWEGVARRESREPLQHITGRAYFRYLSLEVGPGVFVPRPETEMVAGWAIDRLREMDVASPVVVDLGTGSGAIALSIAQEVALATVHAVEIDPGAYRWAKRNIIEHGQGRVHLHPEDLADALPELDGQVDLVVSNPPYIPPGAIPRDPEVRDYDPHRALYGSGNDGLDEVRAVERTARRLLRPGGFVAVEHADQQGTQVYLVFSEENGWRDVRNRQDLTRRDRFVTARFGQE from the coding sequence ATGACATTCCTGCTGGACGAGATCGCCCTCGCCACCGCCCGGCTCGCCGAGGCAGGTGTCCCGTCGCCGCGCACTGACGCCGAGGAGATCGCCGCGCATGTCCACGGCGTACGCCGTAGCGAGCTGCACACGGTCAAGGACTCCGAATTCGACGCCCTGTTCTGGGAGGGCGTCGCCCGCAGGGAGTCTCGCGAGCCTCTCCAGCACATCACCGGGCGTGCCTACTTCCGTTACCTGTCCCTGGAGGTCGGGCCGGGGGTCTTCGTACCCCGTCCCGAGACGGAGATGGTGGCGGGGTGGGCCATCGACCGGCTTCGGGAGATGGACGTCGCCTCGCCGGTCGTCGTGGACCTGGGCACCGGCTCCGGCGCCATCGCGCTGTCCATCGCCCAGGAGGTCGCCCTGGCCACGGTGCACGCGGTCGAGATCGACCCGGGCGCCTACCGCTGGGCCAAGCGCAACATCATCGAGCACGGCCAGGGCCGCGTTCACCTGCACCCGGAGGACCTGGCCGACGCCCTGCCCGAGCTGGACGGACAGGTCGACCTGGTGGTCTCCAACCCGCCCTACATCCCGCCGGGCGCGATCCCGCGCGATCCCGAGGTCCGCGACTACGACCCGCACCGGGCGCTGTACGGTTCGGGCAACGACGGCCTCGACGAGGTCCGGGCGGTCGAACGCACCGCCCGGCGCCTGCTGCGTCCCGGCGGCTTCGTCGCCGTGGAGCACGCCGACCAGCAAGGCACCCAGGTCTACCTGGTCTTCTCCGAGGAGAACGGCTGGCGTGACGTCCGCAACCGCCAGGACCTCACGCGCAGAGACCGCTTCGTGACCGCTCGTTTCGGTCAGGAGTGA
- a CDS encoding sensor histidine kinase encodes MTVETAGTHAGRTPLRRRVPLGPYGPLGVIVDPVTWRALPYLLVSPLYGLACFVFLVTAIPVSLVLTVVWVGLPLLALTVLAWRAAAMVERRLLRLAFAVRIPDPYRSTGGRNLLLRCKDMAGDPATWKDLVYLSLLLPIGLAELTVVVVLWVMAFGLTVVPLPLVLGGNTLTVLGGVPIATVPEALLCLPAGIAFFFVAVYATRGTAWLHGALATALLGVGRNDRLAARAAHLRASRARGVDAAEAERRRIERDLHDGAQQRLLSVAMDLGRAQAKLDSDPESARELLAQAHTGTKAAIAELRDLARGIHPAILTDRGLGAALSSLASRAPVRVDLSVEISHRPPPAVESIAYFVVAESLTNMAKHSGATEGSVRVGRHGQRVIVEIVDNGVGAAVPRPGGGLAGLADRAATIDGTLSVDSPPGGPTTVRAELPCEW; translated from the coding sequence ATGACGGTCGAGACGGCGGGCACGCACGCGGGGCGGACGCCGCTGCGCCGGCGCGTGCCCCTTGGGCCGTACGGCCCGCTGGGGGTGATCGTCGACCCGGTGACCTGGCGTGCCCTGCCGTACCTGCTGGTGAGCCCGCTGTACGGCCTGGCCTGCTTCGTGTTCCTCGTGACGGCGATCCCGGTGTCGCTGGTGCTGACGGTGGTGTGGGTCGGGCTGCCGCTGCTCGCGCTGACCGTGCTGGCCTGGCGGGCCGCCGCGATGGTGGAGCGCCGGCTGCTCCGCCTGGCCTTCGCCGTCCGCATCCCCGACCCCTACCGGTCCACCGGTGGCCGCAACCTCCTGCTGCGCTGCAAGGACATGGCCGGTGACCCGGCGACCTGGAAGGACCTGGTCTACCTGTCGCTGCTCCTGCCGATCGGCCTGGCGGAGCTCACGGTCGTCGTGGTGCTGTGGGTCATGGCGTTCGGCCTGACCGTGGTACCGCTGCCCCTGGTGCTCGGCGGGAACACGCTGACGGTTCTCGGCGGGGTGCCGATCGCCACGGTGCCCGAAGCGCTGCTGTGCCTGCCGGCCGGGATCGCGTTCTTCTTCGTCGCGGTCTACGCGACCCGGGGGACGGCGTGGCTGCACGGTGCGCTCGCCACCGCGCTGCTGGGCGTCGGCAGGAACGACCGCCTGGCCGCCCGCGCCGCGCACCTGCGGGCCAGCCGGGCGAGAGGAGTGGACGCGGCCGAGGCGGAGCGGCGCCGGATCGAACGCGACCTGCACGACGGCGCCCAGCAGCGGCTGCTGTCCGTCGCGATGGACCTGGGCCGGGCCCAGGCCAAGCTGGACTCCGACCCCGAGAGCGCCCGGGAGCTCCTCGCCCAGGCGCACACCGGCACCAAGGCGGCCATCGCCGAGCTGCGTGACCTGGCCCGGGGCATCCACCCGGCCATCCTGACCGACCGGGGACTCGGCGCGGCCCTGTCCTCCCTCGCCTCCCGCGCGCCCGTGCGGGTGGACCTGTCGGTGGAGATATCCCACCGCCCGCCACCCGCGGTGGAGAGCATCGCGTACTTCGTCGTGGCCGAGTCGCTGACCAATATGGCCAAACACTCCGGCGCCACCGAGGGATCCGTCCGGGTCGGCCGCCACGGGCAACGGGTGATCGTCGAGATCGTCGACAACGGGGTCGGCGCCGCCGTGCCCCGCCCCGGGGGCGGCCTCGCCGGGCTGGCCGACCGGGCGGCGACCATCGACGGCACGCTGAGCGTCGACAGCCCGCCCGGCGGCCCCACGACGGTCCGGGCCGAACTGCCCTGTGAATGGTGA
- the rpmE gene encoding 50S ribosomal protein L31 — MKPDIHPEYVTTQVTCTCGNSFTTRSTAKNGAIHADVCSACHPFYTGKQKILDTGGRVARFEKRFGKKSAGQ, encoded by the coding sequence ATGAAGCCCGACATCCACCCGGAGTACGTCACCACTCAGGTGACCTGCACCTGTGGCAACTCCTTCACCACCCGTAGCACCGCCAAGAACGGCGCGATCCACGCCGACGTGTGCTCGGCCTGCCACCCGTTCTACACGGGCAAGCAGAAGATCCTCGACACGGGCGGCCGGGTGGCGCGCTTCGAGAAGCGCTTCGGCAAGAAGTCCGCGGGCCAGTAG
- the atpE gene encoding ATP synthase F0 subunit C, with protein MNILAEVSGNIGSIGYGLATLGPGIGVGLIFGNGLQAIARQPEAYGMIRQNMLLGFVLVEALALIGLVAPFIYG; from the coding sequence ATGAACATCCTCGCTGAGGTTTCCGGCAACATCGGTTCCATCGGCTACGGACTCGCCACGCTCGGCCCCGGCATCGGCGTCGGCCTGATCTTCGGCAACGGCCTGCAGGCGATCGCCCGCCAGCCCGAGGCCTACGGCATGATCCGCCAGAACATGCTGCTGGGCTTCGTGCTCGTCGAGGCGCTGGCCCTGATCGGCCTTGTCGCGCCGTTCATCTACGGCTGA